In one Desulfovibrio oxyclinae DSM 11498 genomic region, the following are encoded:
- a CDS encoding phenylacetate--CoA ligase family protein, producing MSEHRFIPHLSQDEIADIQSRGLQWTVKHSFENSPFYEAKLREAGVEPGDVTSLDDITKLPFTTAEDLKAGYPLPLLAVPEADVVRIHGSSGTTGKRKILSYTQRDIDTWKHMFARCYELAGLTVEDRVQICVGYGLWTAGAGFQLGCEHFGAMALPIGPGMLEIQLQILEDLSPTCLCSTASMALLMGEEVQKNGLLERISLKKAIFGGEAHSEKMRKQFGEALGLEDSFDITGMTELYGPGAGLDCPAHDGVHYWADIYILEILDPNTLQPVAPGEVGEMVVTTLSKEASPLIRYRTRDLTRLIPGTCDCGVSMPRHDKILGRSDDMFIFRGVNIYPGQIAEVLGHVPGVSAEYLIQLTRRDGLDHMAVRVERRPGESADSDQALARAVGDEIRKHILVRSEVQIVNPGELPRSFGKTKRVQDDRADT from the coding sequence ATGTCCGAGCATCGATTCATACCGCACCTTTCGCAAGACGAAATCGCCGACATCCAGAGCAGGGGGCTTCAGTGGACCGTGAAGCACTCGTTCGAGAACAGCCCCTTCTACGAGGCGAAACTGCGCGAGGCCGGAGTGGAGCCGGGCGACGTCACCTCCCTGGACGACATCACCAAACTGCCCTTCACCACGGCGGAGGACCTCAAGGCGGGGTACCCCCTGCCGCTGCTGGCCGTGCCCGAGGCGGACGTGGTGCGCATCCACGGCTCCAGCGGCACCACGGGCAAGCGCAAGATTCTCAGCTACACCCAGCGCGACATCGACACCTGGAAGCACATGTTCGCCCGCTGCTACGAGCTGGCCGGACTGACCGTGGAGGATCGTGTACAGATATGCGTGGGCTACGGGCTCTGGACCGCCGGCGCCGGTTTTCAGCTCGGCTGTGAACATTTCGGGGCCATGGCCCTGCCCATCGGCCCGGGGATGCTGGAAATCCAGCTTCAGATTCTGGAAGATCTAAGCCCCACCTGCCTGTGTTCCACGGCCTCCATGGCCCTGCTCATGGGCGAGGAAGTGCAGAAGAACGGCCTGCTGGAGCGCATCTCCCTCAAGAAGGCCATCTTCGGCGGCGAGGCGCACTCCGAGAAGATGCGCAAGCAGTTCGGCGAAGCGCTGGGACTGGAAGACAGCTTCGACATCACGGGTATGACCGAACTTTACGGTCCGGGCGCGGGGCTGGACTGTCCCGCCCACGACGGCGTCCACTACTGGGCGGACATCTACATTCTGGAGATTCTCGACCCGAACACCCTGCAACCCGTGGCACCGGGCGAAGTGGGCGAGATGGTGGTCACCACCCTTTCCAAGGAAGCCTCCCCGCTGATCCGTTATCGCACCCGCGACCTGACGCGCCTGATCCCCGGCACTTGCGACTGCGGCGTTTCCATGCCGCGTCACGACAAAATTCTTGGCCGCTCGGACGACATGTTCATCTTCCGCGGCGTGAACATCTACCCCGGCCAGATCGCCGAAGTGCTGGGACACGTGCCCGGCGTCTCCGCCGAATACCTCATTCAGCTCACCCGCCGCGACGGGCTGGACCACATGGCCGTGCGCGTGGAACGCAGGCCAGGGGAAAGCGCCGACAGCGATCAGGCGCTGGCGCGGGCCGTGGGCGACGAGATCAGAAAGCACATCCTCGTTCGCAGCGAAGTACAGATCGTCAACCCCGGCGAGCTTCCACGCAGTTTCGGCAAGACCAAGCGCGTGCAGGACGACAGGGCCGATACCTGA
- a CDS encoding prepilin peptidase: MPSPDAIPETLWIALPFAMVAGLFLGSLCTLFVHRYVEEKPLLSPFRFPMPLRWLFSPAPAGNPERPHGPAIEVTFVLWAAALSLKFGLSWFWLANMVFGALFIFGSFVDLRTFILPDRVTLGGFVLAIAYKAIVGLHLGNILMPLKPALLGAGFAAGLFWVMQRVYRIVRKEEGLGTGDVKLMLPVGALVGPAGLPFTILAAALGAMVGSFIYMRLPGSSGFKTRIPFGPFLCFGAMLYILVGEAAMRWYVSL; this comes from the coding sequence ATGCCGTCACCGGATGCCATACCCGAAACACTGTGGATCGCCCTGCCGTTCGCCATGGTCGCAGGGCTGTTTCTCGGCAGTCTGTGCACCCTTTTCGTGCATCGCTACGTGGAGGAAAAGCCGCTGCTGTCGCCGTTTCGCTTCCCCATGCCGCTTCGCTGGCTCTTTTCGCCCGCTCCCGCTGGCAACCCGGAGCGGCCCCACGGACCGGCCATCGAGGTAACCTTTGTGCTCTGGGCGGCCGCGCTCTCACTCAAATTCGGGCTGTCGTGGTTCTGGCTGGCGAACATGGTTTTCGGCGCGCTGTTCATCTTCGGCAGCTTCGTGGACCTGCGAACGTTCATCCTGCCGGATCGCGTGACGCTCGGCGGTTTCGTGCTGGCGATCGCCTACAAGGCCATTGTCGGCCTGCATCTCGGCAATATCCTGATGCCGCTCAAACCCGCGCTTCTGGGTGCGGGGTTCGCCGCCGGACTGTTCTGGGTCATGCAGCGGGTCTACCGCATCGTGCGAAAAGAAGAAGGCCTCGGCACCGGCGACGTGAAGCTCATGCTGCCGGTGGGGGCGCTCGTGGGGCCGGCGGGGCTGCCATTCACCATTCTCGCCGCCGCGCTCGGCGCCATGGTCGGCAGTTTCATCTACATGCGACTGCCCGGTTCATCCGGCTTCAAGACCAGAATTCCCTTTGGCCCCTTCCTGTGTTTCGGTGCCATGCTTTACATCCTCGTGGGGGAAGCGGCCATGCGCTGGTACGTCTCCCTGTAG
- a CDS encoding NAD(P)/FAD-dependent oxidoreductase translates to MPESDVIILGAGASGLYCAIHAARSGQSVTVLDHGQKPAMKVRVSGGGRCNFTNLETGPEDYLCANPHFCKSALARHTPWDVVAFFSECGLSYEEKTAGQLFCVEKAGKLAGELVDRAKKAGVEIVLNGSIDAVFGEGPFTVRFKGAEYTASKLVVALGAPSWPQAGASSLGFDIARQYGLKVIKPRPALVGFELSAPDAELCRSLAGTALPARIETGGTVHLDDLLFTHKGISGPAPMQASLHWKPGAPLIVDFLPGQQLTELVENNRGPMKLGKLLEKHLPKRCVALLPDTLIRRPLAELSKEDATRAADLLHRRELLPRRTEGYTKAEVTAGGVDTDAISSKTFECGKVPGLYFIGEVLDVTGRLGGYNLQWAWASAHACAQALGED, encoded by the coding sequence ATGCCAGAAAGCGACGTCATCATCCTCGGAGCCGGGGCATCCGGCCTGTATTGCGCCATCCACGCGGCCCGCTCGGGTCAGAGCGTCACCGTGCTCGACCATGGGCAGAAGCCCGCCATGAAGGTCCGCGTTTCGGGCGGCGGCCGCTGCAACTTCACCAATCTGGAGACCGGCCCGGAGGACTACCTCTGCGCCAACCCGCACTTCTGCAAATCCGCGCTGGCCCGCCACACGCCGTGGGATGTGGTGGCCTTTTTCTCGGAATGCGGGCTAAGCTACGAGGAAAAGACCGCAGGGCAGCTTTTCTGCGTGGAAAAGGCCGGCAAGCTCGCCGGGGAACTGGTGGACCGCGCCAAAAAGGCGGGGGTCGAAATCGTTCTCAACGGCAGCATCGACGCCGTTTTCGGCGAAGGGCCGTTCACCGTGCGCTTCAAGGGCGCGGAGTACACCGCCTCGAAGCTCGTGGTGGCGCTTGGCGCACCGTCGTGGCCGCAGGCCGGAGCCAGCAGTCTCGGATTCGACATCGCCCGGCAGTACGGCCTGAAGGTCATCAAGCCCCGCCCCGCGCTGGTGGGATTCGAGCTCTCCGCTCCTGATGCCGAACTGTGCCGCTCACTCGCCGGGACCGCGCTTCCCGCACGGATCGAGACCGGCGGAACCGTCCACCTCGACGACCTGCTGTTCACGCACAAGGGCATCTCCGGCCCCGCTCCCATGCAGGCATCCCTGCACTGGAAGCCTGGCGCCCCGCTCATTGTGGATTTTCTTCCCGGTCAACAGCTTACCGAACTCGTCGAGAACAATCGCGGTCCCATGAAGCTGGGGAAACTGCTGGAAAAGCATCTGCCGAAGCGGTGCGTCGCCCTGCTGCCGGACACCCTGATACGCAGGCCGCTGGCCGAACTGTCAAAAGAAGATGCGACACGGGCCGCCGACCTGCTGCACCGCCGCGAGCTGCTTCCACGCCGAACCGAAGGCTACACCAAGGCTGAAGTCACGGCGGGCGGAGTGGACACGGACGCAATTTCTTCCAAGACTTTCGAATGCGGGAAGGTGCCGGGACTGTATTTCATCGGCGAGGTGCTGGACGTAACGGGGCGGCTCGGCGGCTACAATCTCCAGTGGGCATGGGCCTCGGCGCACGCCTGCGCACAGGCTCTCGGTGAAGATTGA
- a CDS encoding exodeoxyribonuclease III, translated as MIIYSWNVNGYRAVLKKGFEDWLDACGGDVVMLQETKAHPDQLTEEGRAPESYEHHYWNWATVKKGYSGTACFSRPEPLSVHYGLPDEAYQGEGRVVRLEYPEFWLFNIYYPNGQMSDERLGYKMGFYDAFLAHAEELRKDKPIVVGGDFNTAHTEIDLKNPKSNSERSGFLPEERQWLDKFIEHGYVDTFRMFEDGPHHYTWWSYRFNARKNNAGWRIDYFFVSEELREKVLRSWIEPDVMGSDHCPIGIELDL; from the coding sequence ATGATCATCTATTCGTGGAACGTGAACGGTTATCGCGCCGTGCTCAAGAAGGGCTTCGAGGACTGGCTGGATGCCTGTGGTGGTGACGTGGTCATGCTACAGGAGACCAAGGCGCATCCCGACCAGCTCACGGAAGAGGGCAGGGCTCCGGAATCCTACGAGCATCACTACTGGAACTGGGCCACGGTCAAGAAAGGATACTCCGGCACCGCCTGCTTTTCCCGCCCGGAACCGCTCTCCGTGCACTACGGTCTTCCCGACGAAGCCTATCAGGGCGAAGGGCGCGTGGTGCGGCTGGAATATCCCGAATTCTGGCTCTTCAACATCTACTATCCCAACGGGCAGATGTCCGACGAACGCCTCGGCTACAAGATGGGTTTTTACGACGCGTTTCTGGCCCACGCCGAAGAGCTGCGCAAGGACAAGCCCATCGTGGTCGGCGGCGACTTCAATACCGCTCACACCGAGATCGACCTCAAGAATCCCAAGTCCAACTCCGAGCGCTCCGGGTTTCTGCCCGAGGAACGGCAGTGGCTCGACAAGTTCATCGAGCACGGCTATGTGGACACCTTCCGTATGTTCGAGGACGGACCGCACCACTACACGTGGTGGTCGTACCGCTTCAATGCCCGCAAGAACAACGCGGGGTGGCGCATAGATTATTTTTTTGTCTCCGAGGAACTGCGCGAGAAGGTGCTGCGCTCGTGGATAGAGCCGGATGTCATGGGCTCCGACCATTGTCCCATCGGCATTGAACTGGACCTTTAG
- the purN gene encoding phosphoribosylglycinamide formyltransferase → MALPLAVLVSGGGSNLQSIIDRIEEGSLDAEVRLVISNKAGAYGITRARNNGIPTKVMSHKDYASREAFDRDMVAAMREHGVTAPEGAVVMAGFMRIVTPELLDAFPDRVVNIHPALLPSFPGIHGQGDAAEYGVRISGCTVHFVDEKMDNGPIIIQAAVPVQAGEDGDSLGPRILKLEHRILPQALQWLAEERLTVDGRHVHVKVGPKPLAAQPRADSEPSAPALVWPPLEEGF, encoded by the coding sequence ATGGCGCTGCCCCTAGCAGTTCTCGTCTCGGGCGGAGGGTCCAACCTTCAGTCCATCATAGACCGCATCGAGGAGGGCTCGCTCGACGCGGAAGTCCGGCTGGTCATTTCCAACAAGGCGGGAGCTTACGGCATCACCCGCGCCCGCAACAACGGCATCCCCACCAAGGTCATGTCCCATAAGGACTACGCCAGCCGCGAAGCCTTTGACCGGGACATGGTCGCGGCCATGCGCGAACACGGCGTCACCGCCCCCGAGGGGGCCGTTGTCATGGCGGGCTTCATGCGCATCGTCACTCCGGAGTTGCTGGATGCCTTTCCCGACCGCGTGGTGAATATCCATCCCGCGCTCCTGCCGAGCTTTCCCGGCATCCACGGGCAGGGCGACGCTGCCGAATACGGAGTGAGGATCTCCGGCTGCACGGTTCACTTCGTGGACGAGAAAATGGATAATGGACCGATCATCATTCAGGCCGCCGTTCCGGTGCAGGCGGGTGAAGACGGCGATTCCCTCGGCCCGCGCATCCTCAAGCTCGAACACCGCATCCTGCCGCAGGCCCTGCAGTGGCTGGCGGAAGAGCGGCTGACCGTGGACGGGCGGCATGTCCATGTGAAAGTCGGCCCCAAGCCGCTTGCTGCCCAGCCTCGGGCCGATTCGGAGCCCTCGGCGCCCGCTCTTGTCTGGCCGCCGCTTGAGGAAGGATTCTAG